A portion of the Pseudomonas sp. PSE14 genome contains these proteins:
- a CDS encoding sodium:calcium antiporter, with amino-acid sequence MLTFILELLGMLLVILIAAEVFTNALEHLGERLGISEGVTGSLFAAIGTALPETLIPLLALFAGTSNANLNQEVGVGAILGAPLMLSTLSTCLMACFVLRARGLTGRVRPERTGLQRDLNFFLIAFSLATVAMFVPTQYLTVRLGLSLLLVLTYVAYITLTLRASQELVENGHGTEADHHMYLSRIGLPTNLGTILLQLLLGLALLVLGAKGFIHGVEGLSHLLGVSALLLSLLIIPIATELPEKINSILWVRRGKDTLAFGNISGAMVFQGTLLPAIGILLTPWQPRTEVLTGVLITLGAALWLRLNAQRDGFPVWVLLLNGVLYAAYLGITLSR; translated from the coding sequence ATGCTGACCTTCATCCTCGAACTGCTCGGCATGCTGCTGGTGATCCTGATTGCCGCCGAAGTCTTCACCAACGCGCTGGAGCATCTCGGCGAGCGCCTGGGCATTTCCGAAGGCGTTACCGGCTCGCTGTTCGCCGCCATCGGCACCGCCCTGCCGGAGACCCTGATCCCCCTGCTGGCCCTGTTCGCCGGCACCAGTAACGCTAACCTCAACCAGGAAGTAGGCGTCGGCGCCATCCTCGGCGCGCCGTTGATGCTCTCAACCTTGTCCACCTGCCTGATGGCCTGCTTCGTCCTGCGCGCACGCGGCCTGACCGGACGCGTACGCCCCGAGCGCACCGGCCTGCAGCGCGACCTGAACTTCTTCCTGATCGCCTTCAGCCTTGCCACCGTCGCCATGTTCGTGCCGACGCAATACCTGACGGTGCGCCTTGGCTTGAGCCTGCTGCTGGTGCTCACCTACGTCGCCTACATCACCCTCACGCTGCGTGCCTCGCAGGAACTGGTGGAGAACGGCCACGGCACCGAGGCCGACCACCACATGTACCTGTCTCGCATCGGCTTGCCGACCAACCTGGGAACCATCCTGCTGCAATTGCTGCTAGGCCTGGCTCTGCTGGTGCTGGGCGCCAAGGGCTTCATCCACGGCGTCGAGGGGCTGTCGCACCTGCTGGGAGTTTCCGCACTGCTGCTGTCGTTGCTGATCATCCCGATCGCCACCGAATTGCCGGAAAAGATCAACAGCATCCTCTGGGTCCGTCGCGGCAAGGACACCCTGGCCTTCGGCAACATCAGCGGCGCCATGGTCTTCCAGGGCACCCTGCTGCCCGCCATCGGCATCCTGCTCACCCCCTGGCAACCGCGCACAGAAGTCCTCACCGGCGTGCTGATCACCCTTGGCGCCGCCCTCTGGCTTCGCCTCAATGCCCAGCGCGACGGGTTCCCGGTCTGGGTGCTGCTGCTCAACGGCGTGCTATACGCCGCCTATCTGGGCATCACCCTGTCACGCTGA
- a CDS encoding type 1 glutamine amidotransferase domain-containing protein, protein MKILVVLTSHDQLGSTGKKTGFWLEEFAAPYYVFKDAGATLTLASPKGGQPPLDPKSDEEDAQTPATRRFRQDSEAQAALANTVKLTEVHADDYDAIFYPGGHGPLWDLAEDRTSVALIEAFHSSGKPVSAVCHAPAVFRHPRGLDGRPLVQGRHVTGFTNSEEEAVGLTDVVPFLVQDMLKANGARYSKGPDWQSHVEVDRGLITGQNPASSEAVAEAVLKFLT, encoded by the coding sequence ATGAAAATCCTGGTAGTCCTGACCTCCCACGACCAGCTCGGCAGCACCGGCAAGAAAACCGGCTTCTGGCTCGAGGAGTTCGCCGCGCCCTACTACGTGTTCAAGGATGCCGGCGCCACCCTGACCCTGGCCTCGCCCAAAGGCGGCCAGCCACCGCTCGACCCCAAGAGCGATGAGGAAGACGCCCAGACCCCGGCCACCCGCCGCTTCCGCCAGGACAGCGAAGCGCAGGCCGCGCTGGCCAATACCGTGAAACTGACCGAGGTACACGCCGACGACTACGACGCCATCTTCTACCCCGGTGGCCATGGCCCGCTCTGGGACCTGGCCGAGGACAGAACCTCGGTGGCGCTGATCGAAGCCTTCCACTCCAGCGGCAAACCCGTCTCCGCCGTCTGCCACGCCCCCGCCGTATTCCGCCACCCGCGCGGGCTGGATGGCCGACCGCTGGTGCAAGGCCGACACGTCACCGGCTTCACCAACAGCGAAGAGGAAGCCGTAGGCCTCACCGACGTGGTGCCCTTCCTCGTCCAGGACATGCTCAAGGCCAACGGCGCCCGCTACAGCAAAGGCCCCGACTGGCAGAGCCATGTAGAGGTCGACCGGGGCCTGATCACCGGCCAGAACCCCGCCTCCTCCGAAGCGGTGGCTGAGGCTGTGCTGAAATTCCTAACCTGA
- a CDS encoding YceH family protein yields MSQSLDTLSDFEPFSAVDARVLGCLIEKQLTTPEAYPLTLNALVTACNQKTSRDPVMNLTPGQVGQSLRHLEGREMTRLVMGSRADRWEQRLDKALELVKPQVILLGLLFLRGPQTLNELLTRSQRMHDFDDTEEVRHQLERLASRGMAVQLERQSGQREDRYMHLLGTEEDRQAAIIASGSRASSERNDGGGHDEGRLVELEARIAALEERLALLELGVSQD; encoded by the coding sequence ATGAGCCAGTCGCTCGACACCCTCTCCGACTTCGAACCCTTTAGTGCAGTGGATGCCCGCGTTCTCGGGTGCCTGATCGAAAAGCAGCTCACCACGCCCGAAGCCTACCCGCTCACCCTCAACGCCCTGGTCACCGCCTGCAACCAGAAGACCAGCCGCGACCCGGTGATGAACCTCACCCCCGGCCAGGTCGGCCAATCCCTGCGCCACCTCGAAGGCCGCGAGATGACCCGCCTGGTCATGGGCAGCCGCGCCGACCGCTGGGAGCAGCGGCTGGACAAGGCGCTGGAGCTGGTCAAGCCGCAGGTCATCCTGCTTGGCCTGCTGTTCCTGCGCGGCCCGCAAACCCTCAACGAACTGCTCACCCGTAGCCAGCGCATGCACGACTTCGACGACACCGAAGAAGTCCGCCACCAACTCGAACGCCTCGCCAGCCGCGGTATGGCTGTGCAACTGGAACGCCAGAGCGGCCAGCGCGAAGACCGCTACATGCACCTGCTGGGCACGGAGGAAGACCGCCAGGCCGCCATAATCGCCAGCGGCAGCCGCGCTTCCAGCGAACGCAACGATGGCGGTGGGCACGACGAAGGCCGCCTGGTCGAGCTCGAAGCCCGCATCGCCGCCCTGGAAGAGCGCCTCGCCTTGCTGGAACTGGGCGTCTCGCAGGACTGA
- a CDS encoding cache domain-containing protein: MSSEQPTDELQRCAQRIDASIRNVFQRLDELAGEVVAIWRELARDGKRPSSRDLGALRPRIQHDLTDDGTRLHGTGVVIEPGELADQDMYLEWWYHGRGDKVVPMSLNFNRRSESFYNYLNMPWFSRPRASGQPSVVGPFVDLYGTDLYILAFSVPIQVDGRFIGVAAADIALHEFEGVLLGSLMQMGHEALVVNGEGRVVAANTANWFTGDLARRTLGRNAQGREQELAESFSHWAVIERPLNRRLAGAA, encoded by the coding sequence ATGTCCAGCGAGCAACCCACGGATGAACTCCAGCGCTGTGCCCAGCGCATCGACGCTTCCATCCGTAACGTTTTCCAGCGTCTCGACGAGCTGGCCGGCGAGGTCGTGGCAATCTGGCGCGAGCTGGCCCGAGACGGCAAGCGGCCGTCTTCCCGGGACCTGGGCGCATTGCGTCCGCGCATCCAGCACGACCTCACCGATGACGGCACACGTCTGCACGGCACCGGCGTGGTGATCGAACCGGGCGAACTGGCCGACCAGGACATGTACCTGGAGTGGTGGTACCACGGCCGTGGCGACAAGGTCGTGCCCATGAGCCTGAACTTCAACCGGCGCAGCGAGAGCTTCTACAACTACCTCAACATGCCCTGGTTCTCGCGCCCGCGCGCCAGCGGCCAGCCCTCGGTGGTCGGGCCCTTCGTCGATCTCTACGGCACCGATCTGTACATCCTCGCCTTCTCCGTGCCGATCCAGGTGGACGGCCGCTTCATTGGCGTCGCCGCCGCCGACATCGCCCTACACGAATTCGAAGGCGTGCTGTTGGGCAGCCTGATGCAGATGGGCCACGAAGCCCTGGTGGTCAACGGCGAGGGCCGCGTGGTGGCCGCCAACACGGCCAACTGGTTCACCGGCGACCTTGCCCGACGCACACTGGGCCGCAATGCACAGGGCCGCGAGCAGGAGCTGGCCGAGTCCTTCTCGCACTGGGCAGTCATTGAGCGGCCGCTGAACCGCCGCCTGGCCGGTGCGGCCTGA
- a CDS encoding FCD domain-containing protein, with translation MNEFRKVRPATFMRLRQEGRTEEVARRLVEMVDLGLYAEGEQLPSESELAMQFGVATVTLRDALAELRERGVIETRRGRNGGSFVCSPQHTSEDALLGQLRQMSALELRDLGDEHVAIAGAAARLAAQRSTSDEQARIAQYLDALASATTRQEQRRADARFHIEIAVAAQSVRLTHAETRLQAEIGEWLWLPVEGFPGAAAIEQEHRAILEAISAGDSNLAGALAEAHVTRGIKRLINLRLSLLADDG, from the coding sequence ATGAACGAATTCAGGAAAGTCCGCCCCGCCACTTTCATGCGCCTGCGCCAGGAAGGGCGCACCGAGGAAGTCGCGCGCCGGCTGGTGGAAATGGTCGATCTCGGCCTGTACGCCGAAGGCGAGCAACTGCCCAGCGAAAGCGAGCTGGCCATGCAATTCGGCGTTGCCACCGTGACGTTGCGCGATGCCCTGGCGGAGCTGCGCGAACGCGGCGTGATCGAGACACGGCGCGGGCGCAATGGCGGCAGTTTCGTCTGCTCGCCGCAGCACACCTCCGAGGATGCTCTGCTCGGCCAGCTGCGCCAGATGAGTGCGCTGGAGCTACGCGACCTGGGGGACGAGCATGTGGCCATCGCCGGTGCCGCCGCGCGCCTGGCCGCCCAGCGCTCTACGTCCGACGAGCAGGCGCGCATCGCCCAATACCTCGATGCCCTCGCCAGCGCCACCACGCGACAGGAGCAACGCCGTGCCGATGCGCGTTTCCACATCGAGATCGCCGTCGCCGCCCAGTCCGTGCGCCTGACCCATGCGGAGACGCGCCTGCAGGCGGAAATCGGCGAATGGCTGTGGCTGCCGGTGGAAGGCTTCCCCGGTGCGGCGGCCATCGAGCAGGAGCACCGCGCCATTCTCGAAGCGATCAGCGCCGGCGACTCGAACCTGGCTGGCGCGTTGGCCGAAGCCCACGTCACCCGCGGCATCAAGCGGCTGATCAACCTGCGGCTGAGCCTGCTGGCCGACGACGGCTGA
- a CDS encoding aldehyde dehydrogenase, giving the protein MSQPTRAEWEARAKALKIEGRAFIQGEYLAAASGETFDCISPVDGRLLAKVASCDAADAERAVQSARATFNSGVWSREAPAARKAVMIRFAQLLEEHAEELALLETLDMGKPIGDALNVDLPGAADSLRWSGEAIDKVYDEVAATSHDQLGLVTREPVGVVAAIVPWNFPLMMAAWKLGPALATGNSVILKPSERSPLTAIRIAQLAIDAGLPAGVLNVLPGYGHTVGKALSLHMDVDTVVFTGSTKIAKQLMVYAGESNMKRVWLEAGGKSPNIVFEDAPDLQAAAEAAAAAIAFNQGEVCTAGSRLLVQKSIKAKFLPLVVEALKGWKAGHPLDPETNVGALVDGRQLEQVLGYIQAGQDEGAKILTGGKRVLEETGGTYVEPTLFDGVSNAMKIAREEIFGPVLSVIEFEDAEEAIRIANDTPYGLAAAVWTRDISKAHLTARALRAGSVWVNMYDGGDMTAPFGGFKQSGNGRDKSLHAFDKYTELKATWIKL; this is encoded by the coding sequence ATGAGCCAGCCAACCCGCGCCGAATGGGAAGCCCGCGCCAAGGCCCTGAAGATCGAGGGCCGCGCCTTCATCCAGGGCGAGTACCTTGCCGCCGCCTCCGGCGAGACCTTCGATTGCATCAGCCCGGTGGACGGCCGCCTGCTGGCCAAGGTCGCCAGTTGCGACGCCGCTGACGCCGAACGCGCCGTACAAAGCGCCCGCGCCACCTTCAACTCCGGCGTCTGGTCACGGGAAGCACCGGCTGCCCGCAAGGCCGTGATGATCCGCTTCGCCCAGTTGCTGGAAGAGCACGCCGAGGAGTTGGCGCTGCTGGAAACCCTGGACATGGGCAAGCCCATCGGCGATGCGCTGAACGTCGACCTGCCGGGCGCCGCCGACTCGCTGCGCTGGAGTGGCGAGGCCATCGACAAGGTCTACGACGAAGTGGCCGCCACCTCCCATGACCAACTCGGCCTGGTCACCCGCGAGCCGGTGGGCGTGGTCGCCGCCATCGTGCCGTGGAACTTTCCGCTGATGATGGCCGCCTGGAAACTCGGCCCGGCCCTGGCCACCGGCAACTCGGTGATCCTCAAGCCGTCGGAGCGCTCGCCGCTGACCGCCATCCGTATCGCCCAACTGGCCATCGACGCGGGCTTGCCGGCCGGCGTACTGAACGTGCTGCCGGGCTACGGCCACACCGTCGGCAAGGCCCTGTCCCTGCACATGGATGTGGATACCGTGGTCTTCACCGGCTCCACCAAGATCGCCAAGCAGCTGATGGTCTATGCCGGCGAATCGAACATGAAGCGCGTCTGGCTGGAAGCCGGCGGCAAGAGCCCGAACATCGTCTTCGAGGATGCGCCGGACCTGCAGGCCGCCGCCGAAGCCGCTGCCGCCGCCATTGCCTTCAACCAGGGCGAAGTGTGCACCGCCGGCTCGCGTCTGCTGGTGCAGAAGTCGATCAAGGCGAAGTTCCTTCCGCTGGTGGTCGAGGCGCTCAAAGGCTGGAAAGCGGGCCACCCGCTGGACCCGGAAACCAACGTCGGCGCGCTGGTCGATGGCCGCCAGCTGGAGCAGGTGCTGGGCTACATCCAAGCCGGCCAGGACGAAGGCGCGAAGATTCTCACCGGCGGCAAGCGCGTACTGGAGGAAACCGGCGGCACCTACGTCGAGCCGACCCTGTTCGATGGCGTGAGCAACGCGATGAAGATCGCCCGCGAGGAAATCTTCGGCCCGGTGCTTTCGGTCATCGAATTCGAAGACGCCGAGGAAGCGATCCGCATCGCCAACGACACCCCGTACGGCCTGGCGGCGGCGGTCTGGACCCGCGATATCTCCAAGGCCCACCTCACCGCCCGCGCCCTGCGTGCCGGCAGCGTGTGGGTGAACATGTACGACGGCGGCGACATGACCGCGCCCTTCGGCGGTTTCAAGCAGTCGGGTAACGGCCGCGACAAGTCGCTGCACGCCTTCGACAAGTACACCGAGCTGAAAGCCACCTGGATCAAGCTGTAA
- a CDS encoding amino acid permease, whose amino-acid sequence MNSPIQPGIALDRDAEQLRALGYTSNFERSMTLWQNFALGFTYLSPVVGVYTLFGLCLAAGGPPMFWSYLLVGIGQMLVCLIFCEVVSQFPISGGVYPWARRLVGKRWAWMVGWIYSISLCVTIAAVALGAGPYIATLLGFESSPVTNTMVALALTLIATLLNLSGTKLLARVAMFGFLCELIGALVIGGYLLIFERHQPLSVLFNTFDIRIDGNYWPAFLTASLAGMFLYYGFEACGDVAEETPNPSRRIPKAMRMTIWIGGGASMFAALALILAVPDMQAVISGTDKDPMTTILDNAFGVTGARLVMAVIIVSFVSCVLSLQAAASRLLYSYARDEMVMGSGLLKRLSPNTHVPTAALIVCGVIPSMIVCAGFYLQNAIAMVVSFAAIGIYLSFQMIVGAALFARVRGWKPSGAFTLGKWGWPVNIAAQIYGVLAIVNMSWPRTPDAPWYLNYGIILVGGIVIALGLAYMTLFRPYDKGTAPHGDAWKLHKQ is encoded by the coding sequence ATGAACAGTCCGATCCAGCCAGGCATTGCCCTGGACCGAGACGCGGAGCAGCTCCGCGCGCTGGGATACACCTCCAATTTCGAACGAAGCATGACCCTGTGGCAGAACTTCGCCCTGGGCTTCACCTACCTCTCGCCGGTGGTCGGCGTGTACACCCTGTTCGGCCTGTGCCTGGCCGCCGGCGGCCCGCCGATGTTCTGGTCCTACCTGCTGGTGGGCATCGGCCAGATGCTGGTGTGCCTGATCTTCTGCGAAGTGGTCTCGCAGTTCCCGATTTCCGGCGGCGTCTATCCCTGGGCACGACGCCTGGTGGGCAAGCGCTGGGCGTGGATGGTCGGCTGGATCTATTCGATCTCCCTTTGCGTGACCATCGCGGCCGTGGCACTGGGTGCGGGTCCCTACATCGCCACCCTGCTCGGCTTTGAATCCAGCCCGGTCACCAACACGATGGTCGCGCTGGCACTGACCCTGATCGCCACCCTGCTCAACCTCAGCGGCACCAAGCTGCTCGCCCGGGTGGCCATGTTCGGCTTCCTCTGCGAATTGATCGGCGCGCTGGTGATCGGCGGCTACCTGCTGATCTTCGAGCGCCACCAACCGCTGTCGGTGCTGTTCAACACCTTCGACATCCGCATCGATGGCAACTACTGGCCGGCCTTCCTCACCGCCTCGCTGGCGGGCATGTTCCTCTACTACGGCTTCGAGGCCTGCGGTGACGTCGCCGAGGAAACCCCGAATCCCAGTCGGCGCATTCCCAAGGCCATGCGCATGACCATCTGGATCGGCGGCGGCGCCTCGATGTTCGCGGCCCTGGCACTGATCCTCGCGGTACCGGACATGCAAGCCGTGATCTCCGGCACCGACAAGGACCCGATGACTACCATCCTCGACAACGCCTTCGGCGTGACCGGTGCGCGCCTGGTGATGGCGGTGATCATCGTCTCGTTCGTCTCCTGCGTGCTCAGCCTGCAGGCCGCCGCCAGCCGCCTGCTGTACTCCTACGCCCGCGACGAGATGGTAATGGGTAGCGGCCTGCTCAAGCGCCTGTCGCCCAACACCCACGTACCGACTGCCGCGCTGATCGTCTGCGGGGTGATCCCCAGCATGATCGTCTGCGCCGGCTTCTACCTGCAGAACGCCATCGCCATGGTGGTGAGCTTCGCGGCCATCGGCATCTACCTGTCGTTCCAGATGATCGTCGGCGCCGCCCTGTTCGCCCGCGTGCGCGGCTGGAAGCCCAGCGGTGCCTTCACCCTGGGCAAATGGGGCTGGCCGGTAAACATCGCCGCCCAGATCTATGGCGTCCTCGCGATCGTCAACATGTCCTGGCCGCGCACGCCCGATGCGCCCTGGTACCTGAACTACGGGATCATCCTGGTGGGCGGTATCGTGATCGCGCTGGGCCTGGCCTACATGACGCTGTTCCGCCCCTATGACAAGGGCACCGCGCCCCATGGGGATGCGTGGAAGCTGCACAAGCAATAA
- the cysC gene encoding adenylyl-sulfate kinase, which translates to MRAETMRQRGACIWFTGLSGAGKSTLANALDLALHAAGRKTYLLDGDNVRHGLCRDLGMGEADRTENIRRAGEVARLMVDAGLIVLCAFISPYRSDRQCLRELFEPGRFVEVHVATPLAFCEQRDPKGLYGKARQGLIRDFTGIDSPYEPPLAPDLMIDTSVEPLDISIRRLLERCA; encoded by the coding sequence ATGCGTGCCGAGACGATGCGGCAGCGCGGCGCCTGCATCTGGTTTACCGGACTTTCCGGCGCGGGGAAGTCGACGCTGGCCAATGCGCTGGACCTGGCCTTGCATGCCGCCGGCAGGAAAACCTATCTGCTCGATGGTGACAATGTGCGCCACGGGCTCTGTCGAGACCTTGGCATGGGCGAGGCGGACCGGACGGAAAATATCCGCCGGGCGGGGGAAGTAGCCAGGCTCATGGTGGACGCAGGATTGATCGTGCTCTGCGCATTCATCTCGCCTTATCGGAGCGACCGCCAGTGCTTGCGCGAACTGTTCGAGCCGGGGCGGTTCGTCGAAGTCCACGTTGCCACGCCCTTGGCGTTTTGCGAACAACGCGACCCCAAAGGGCTCTATGGGAAGGCGCGTCAGGGACTGATCCGCGACTTCACCGGCATCGACTCGCCCTATGAGCCACCGCTCGCACCGGACCTGATGATCGATACTAGCGTCGAGCCATTGGACATTTCCATCCGACGCCTGCTTGAGCGGTGTGCATGA
- a CDS encoding flavin reductase family protein, translated as MLSFDFQQLSAREKYKILIGSVVPRPIALVTTIDPQGRANAAPFSFFNALSADPPILALGVENYSDLSPKDTTLNIRHNQEFTVNIVSDALVEAMNVCAVPFEPGFDELVAAGLTAIPGTRVGCPRIGEAPVALECRRMMALSIGQSREIILGEVLMAHVRDDLIDPATLYIDQLGLDAIGRMGGHGYARTREYFDLPTRSLKQWTEAPGAGERLWAQSEELA; from the coding sequence ATGCTCAGCTTCGACTTCCAGCAGCTGTCCGCCCGCGAGAAATACAAGATCCTCATCGGCAGCGTGGTGCCCCGGCCCATCGCGCTGGTCACGACGATCGACCCGCAGGGTCGTGCCAACGCCGCGCCTTTCAGCTTCTTCAACGCGCTCTCTGCCGACCCGCCGATCCTCGCCCTGGGCGTGGAGAACTACAGCGACCTGAGCCCCAAGGACACCACGCTGAACATCCGCCACAACCAGGAGTTCACCGTGAACATCGTCTCCGATGCACTGGTGGAGGCGATGAACGTCTGCGCCGTGCCCTTCGAACCGGGCTTCGACGAGCTGGTGGCCGCCGGCCTCACCGCCATCCCCGGCACCCGCGTCGGCTGCCCGCGCATCGGCGAGGCGCCGGTGGCGCTGGAGTGCCGGCGGATGATGGCGCTGTCCATCGGCCAGTCGCGGGAAATCATCCTCGGTGAAGTGCTGATGGCCCACGTGCGCGACGACCTGATCGACCCGGCCACGCTGTACATCGACCAACTCGGCCTCGACGCCATCGGGCGCATGGGCGGCCATGGCTATGCGCGCACACGGGAGTATTTCGACCTGCCGACGCGTTCGCTGAAGCAGTGGACTGAAGCACCGGGTGCCGGAGAGCGGCTCTGGGCGCAGTCAGAAGAGCTGGCCTGA
- a CDS encoding amidohydrolase family protein, which translates to MSAPRIGLKASFVVGFDGRQHVLWRHGEVVFEGGKIVFVGRGFPGEVSQWIDYGHALIGPGFIDLDALGDLDSTVLTLDNGAEWNMGRVWSEDYLCAGPTECYSPDEELFKYRYAFTQLIRNGITTAMPITSMYYRRWAEHYDEFAGVAALSAELGLRTYLGPCYMSGMTYARADGSPAQHWDEAAGLAGLREAERFFRDFDGAHNGLVRGALLPDRIETCTPALLERTAAVQRELNAPLRLHCCQSRYEVELVRRLRDTSSLQWLDSYGLLNPRSVLPHGILHSGEHELQRLADTGASLVHCPVVFAREGDALDSFGRYRARGINLAMGTDTFPADMFDNLRQGLNIARVKEGNAEHTRMLDLYNAATLGGAQALGRDDLGRLAPGARADITVFRLGDFHQGPFFDPLKNLFTAGRGDDCIASFIDGRCVMQDRQVIGVDYTDLQRRADALFQKQMQHHADRAFGNPPWRTLFHSAIPFADPYSAAAPLLDAPAQSAH; encoded by the coding sequence GTGAGTGCTCCGCGTATCGGCTTGAAAGCCAGCTTCGTCGTCGGCTTCGATGGTCGCCAACATGTGCTCTGGCGCCACGGTGAAGTGGTGTTCGAGGGTGGAAAGATCGTCTTCGTCGGGCGCGGTTTCCCCGGCGAAGTCAGTCAGTGGATCGACTACGGCCACGCGCTGATCGGCCCTGGCTTCATCGACCTCGACGCCCTCGGTGACCTCGACTCCACCGTGCTCACCCTGGACAACGGCGCCGAGTGGAACATGGGCCGCGTCTGGTCCGAAGACTACCTGTGCGCCGGGCCGACCGAGTGCTACAGCCCGGACGAGGAGCTGTTCAAGTACCGCTACGCCTTCACCCAGCTGATCCGCAACGGCATCACCACCGCCATGCCGATCACCTCCATGTACTACCGGCGCTGGGCCGAGCATTACGACGAATTCGCCGGGGTCGCCGCGCTCTCCGCCGAACTCGGCCTGCGCACCTACCTCGGCCCCTGCTACATGAGCGGCATGACCTATGCCCGCGCCGATGGCAGCCCCGCGCAGCATTGGGACGAGGCTGCCGGCCTCGCCGGTTTGCGCGAAGCCGAACGCTTCTTCCGCGACTTCGACGGCGCGCACAACGGACTGGTGCGTGGCGCGCTGTTGCCCGACCGCATCGAGACCTGCACGCCCGCGTTACTGGAACGCACCGCCGCCGTACAGCGCGAACTCAATGCGCCGCTGCGCCTGCATTGCTGCCAGTCGCGCTACGAAGTGGAACTGGTGCGCCGTCTGCGCGATACCTCGTCGCTGCAATGGCTGGACAGCTACGGCCTGCTCAACCCGCGCAGCGTGCTGCCCCACGGCATCCTGCACAGTGGCGAGCACGAACTGCAGCGCCTCGCCGACACGGGCGCGAGCCTGGTGCATTGCCCGGTGGTGTTCGCCCGTGAAGGCGACGCGCTGGATTCGTTCGGCCGTTACCGCGCACGGGGCATCAACCTCGCCATGGGTACCGACACTTTCCCGGCGGACATGTTCGACAACCTGCGCCAGGGCCTGAACATCGCGCGAGTGAAGGAGGGCAATGCCGAACACACGCGCATGCTCGATCTCTACAACGCTGCCACCCTCGGCGGCGCCCAGGCACTGGGACGCGATGACCTCGGCCGCCTGGCTCCGGGCGCTCGCGCGGACATCACCGTGTTCCGCCTCGGCGACTTCCACCAGGGGCCGTTCTTCGACCCGCTGAAAAACCTGTTCACCGCCGGTCGAGGTGACGACTGCATCGCCAGCTTCATCGACGGCCGCTGCGTGATGCAGGACCGCCAGGTGATCGGCGTCGATTACACCGACCTGCAACGCCGCGCCGATGCGCTGTTCCAGAAACAGATGCAGCACCACGCGGACCGCGCCTTCGGCAACCCGCCGTGGCGCACGCTGTTCCATTCCGCGATCCCCTTTGCCGACCCTTACAGCGCCGCCGCACCGCTGCTCGACGCGCCCGCACAGTCTGCCCACTGA